The Silurus meridionalis isolate SWU-2019-XX chromosome 6, ASM1480568v1, whole genome shotgun sequence genome contains the following window.
AATTgcacacaaatattaatattggaTTTAATAGTATGAAGTTAAATGAGTAACTACATGTCTGATCTGCATAATCTGTACTAAAGCAATATTTACAGTTATTAATTGAACACAAACATTTGTGTGATCCTTTAAAAATTTACAGATTCCATTCTAATTCACAAAGCGAAAGCAGTTACTCACACCTTTGTCTCTTTTGTAGGACAAGAGCCAAATCATTGGTATCAGTAAAGCGATGAGCAAAAATCCAAAAATTGCAGCCATTCCCACATGCCTATGCCTGGATCTAGAACCTGAgtctgaggaaagaaaagggaCCAGAATTAAACACTGTCTATATTCACTGTGTATTAAAAATACCCAATGATTTTAATCAAAGACTCATCAACTGTTACAACTAAAACTGTTATACATCActagtatatacaatatatatatccagaatgataatataatgatataatttgCCTGTAAAATACTGAGAAAAagagttccctttcaggaactcaagctgcatcgcAATGCTTTAGGAACGCGGCCACGTTGTCTATGCTAtgaaataatgtgtgcaatCAGTTAAAATTGGAAGCAGGCTGTCACCAGAGGGGTGAGTTcccgaccaggaagtataaaatacaaatagagTGAAGCCGGGGGCTATTTGGtcatgaagcgctctgtgtgaaaattttattttgtctgtccaaaaaaaaattgaaggcATCTAGAAAAACCAAGCACATTTTTTTCGGCTTTGTGTGGCTtgtttgggagtggagcatgctaaGTCAGTTCTTGAGGGAGCTGACTGAAAGTACTGTGCTCGCATGTCTATGTGATCTCTTCGCTCCCGGTGGGCACTCTTCGAGGAGGGTGCCCCTACTCCTTGCGGTTCTGGTCAGAGCAGCGTTCCAGTTTCTGGGGTTTGCAGATGGACCTCGCAGAGGTTTTGGAGATGGGCTTGACTATTTCTCCTACCTCACCTGCCTGGTCAAACTCCTGTTCGCAGGCTTTGGAAGCACGTCTTTCGGAAGTTTCTTCCCCGTGTGACGAGAGCATGCAGCTCCGCATTTCTTCCTTCAAAGAGGGGGGGTCAGGTCCTAGCAAACCCAAAAAAAGAGGGGGTTCTGGAGGTTGTGACACGTGCTGTGGAGAAGCTAGATATAGCTTGGCCAGCCGATATAAAGCCCTGACATAAAGCCCCTCTGTCCAGCAACACGTCGGGGTCTACCATTTTTCCCTGAACTGCACACCGAGGTTTTCAGGTCCTTGGCGTGACCAGTACAGTCTAGTGtgccagatcctcctgtgggcaaAGGGGAAGCTGGGCCCACAGAGCTGGGCCCACTCCTCTCTCCCTGAGAGAAGCTTATATCCCAGGCTGGTTGAAcaaagcagcagacaccctgtcgaggCAGGAGTCGAGACCCGGGGAATGGCACCTCCACATCTGGTGGAGCAGATGTGGGAAAAGTTTGGCACGTAGACCTATTTGTGTCTCGAGTGATGTTGCACTTTCCCCTGTGGTTCTCCCTATATCTTTGACGCTGCAgactggtccaccccgctgacctttgctAGGTTTTAGGCACTTCTGttcttcgacctagctgtgctctaTCACACTAGTCAGGAAATGGTCAGTGTGGCGGTATTGGACTCTTGTTTCCAAAGTGTTGCGATGCAGCTTGTGTTCCTGAAATGAAActtctctaggttacgtatgtaaccctagttccctcaagaaatgagacgctgcgtctctaaGCCACACTGCCGGCGTCCCTTTAGCGCTTTCTTCTCTATTACAGAAGCTTGCGCCGGTTacactccatgtgcgttttatacttcctggtcgtgacgtcactccaccggtgacagcctgccttcaattttgactgattacacacattatttcagaacatGGACAAAATGCAGCCGAGTTCCCAAAGCACTGAGACACAGCGTCtctttccctcagggaactagggttacatacgtaacctagagacattttcTCGTTTTCCTGACTGTTTTTCCCCCAATTCTACACTTATATTTCTGGATATtctgtaataaaacattttacccTTAACGGTAAACACACTATATGGGGACTCACCATGCactgtgatgttgacaggattactgttttctccagattcagactcacaccagtaaactccatTGTCAGTTGGAGAGAGGAAGCTGATGTTACATGTTGAATTCGAAACTGATCCCCATTGTGAACAATCTAAGACTTTCTTACTGTCTGTGTATCGTCTCACTGCCCATCCAGTAGAGTtactctggtcctcacagctcagtgagagagaaTCATCAGTAAATCTTTGAGTTTTTCTGGGAGTGAGGATCACTGAGactggaggagattcaccttAAACCAAGAATTATTAAACTGTAAACATTTCGTGTAGGCTGTATCCTATATAATACATGTATATCATTTATAATGTATGTCATAGGATGCTGGAGGGTTTACAGGGtaagattataattttataGTGTAATAAAAAGTTTGACAACTTTTTAcacttacaaaagtgctttggaATCTCCTTTAATAAATGCATTCTGATATTGGTTCATTAGGACACACACAATAGACTAAAAATACTCATGTTGGGAGAGAACAGGGGAAACTGTACACTTTACTATTAGCAAATGTAAAAAGTCTGCTCAAAGTCATGAGTACATACTCTTAATTGTAGaccaatttaaaaataaaaatatatatcacattAATCAGATTTTACATTCACACGTTTACATTCAACACTTTTCCTCACCAGAGATCCATAGAGGCTGTGTATTgctgtaatgtgtgtaaatggctggttctcctctctctcctctacacaGATAAACTCCTGAGTGATTGAGAGCAGAAGGACTGAGAGTGTAGGAGCCTCCAgatcctctgctgctgtctgagaGGAGTATCAATTTATACAAGGCATAACTGTTACTGTCTTTGTAGGGAACTTCTCTGTACCAGCTGAAAGTCCAGTCTGTAGAGGAGTCTGTAACCTCACAGCTTAGAGTCActgagtctccttcagtcagccaGTTCTGTGGAGATACACTCAGTACTGCCTGTGGTCTCTCTGTTACACAGGaaattaaagtaattttttagagttatttaatacaatgtaataaaaatgtatataaattcatatttatatgggcatcctcacacactcacctgatacagtcagtgtaacagcatcactgaggtgtgaggaacgtgagcctccactctctcttcctttacaggtgtatttacctgtgtgtgtcacttcaacactactgattgtgtacatctgtacactactgacaggactgagtgaagcatctttataccagctgtactgccacctagatacactttcatcctgtatctcacatctcagagtgacagtgtctccactgaacacctgtttatcaggatttatagatgcaactggtttgggtctcacTGTGGGAAACCAATagaacatttaatttattatgaattttttGTCAAGAGTGAAAAATGATAATATAGAAATAGTGGGTATAGTGAATGCAATAGTTTTATTAATGTTACTATTAAAACATCTGCTAATTGCCCGACCTATCcctcttttatatttctctttGTAAAATTGGTCTGTTTTGGGATATTTCTATTCATAAATATCCAAAAGCTTCCTTTAATAACACTTAAATCTACCTGAACTCTCTTGACCTGACAGTACTTATGATAGTCATTGGTAGAAGAACAGGGTTAggctaaaaataaaagcataaaaaaacaaccacaatAATATGTGTTCAGATCTGATTGCAGGATTTGTGAacaatctttttgtttttcttttatagagacacaagaaataaaaaacaacttgtttctagatttatttaatacatattgcAAATTTTCATGTGCCCCAAAAACTATACAaactcacctgatacagtcagtgtaacagcatcactgagtTGTGAGGAACGTGAGCCTTCATACTCCTGTCCTATACAGGTGTAATTGCCTATATGGGTCACTTCAACACTACTGATtgtgtacatctgtacactactgacaggactgagtgaagcatctttataccagctgtactgccacctagatacactttcatcctgtatctcacatctcagagtgacagtgtctccactgaacacctgttTATCAGGATTTATAGATGCCACTGGTTTGAGTCTTTctgtaggaaaataataaaacatctgaATGGTAATGaagaatttgttttatattatatatatatatatatatatatatatatatatatatatatatatatatatatatatatatataataatgatttagaaaataaaatagtaaatgcCACAGTTTGCTTTTATCAACTCTATATTCTTGAGATGTATGATTTCAGATctactgtatactgtgtatttttggattgttttcaaaaaatgtttaagtgaGTAATATAACctgtttttttacactgttacagaaaaattgatgtgatggatgtggtgGTGTATGGATGTGGAGATGGATGTGGAGATTGTTTTCCTATAACTGCATGTTCTCatgaattttattcatttaaatactaGAACTGTTGAAACCATAGATGATGCAGAGCTGGGTCAAGAACGTGTGAAATGTGAGGTCAGCACTCTCATCAGGACCCAATGGGAGTATAAAGAATTCAGCCTGCTTTCTTTCACTAAGACATGGCTGCATAATGATGTTATGAGACATTGAGGGCAGATAGAAATAAtgacagaataataaaaaaatggagggGCTGCACTATTTGTAAATAACAAGCCTGAGACATGTTACATGGGACATGAATTTGTCATGCatgtcaaatatatttttacacacgTGTATCTCCCATGCCACAAGGAGTAGCGATCTTAAGCCCGAGGCTGATAGGGTGGCCTCCCATTCCATGCTCAGCCCAGGGGCCCATGGGTAGGCCCCTTAAGTTCAAGTCTAAACCAAGGGTTCACAGGGAGGCCCCACAAGCCAAGTCCAAGTGAAGAGCCCAAGGGTAGGCCCCTTAAGCCAAGTTCAAACCAGGGGCCCACAGGGAGGCTCCTTAATCCATGTCCAATTTAAAGACGAGGCCCTTGAAGAGGCCCTTTAAGCCAAGTCTAAGATAGGGGTCCAACAGGCGGCACCTCAAGCCATGCCCACTCCCGGGGCCCACGAGGGGTTCCATTCAGCCATGCCACAAAACATCCGTCTAAGTGCAAGACAGCCTCCTAAGACCTATATGAGGTCAGCACGCCAGAAGGCAACGGCACCCCGTCCGCACACGACCTGCTCAAGCCAGGGGGCTAAACCACTGCCTCTTTCCATGTCATGTTTATCCAGCAACCAGTCCTCATAGAGCCTGTTCCAGCACCCTGCCCCAGACATTTGGCCCACAGAAGCCGGACCACTGAGGAGAAACCTTATAAAAGGCACTTTAGTAGGAATGCCTTTTTTTTAGGGGAGTTATGTCCCAGGAAGAGTGCCTTTTTGAGGGGAGGAGGGTTTTTTGTCAGAGAATCACCCCTTCCTTTTATTTGCGGCAGCATGTACCGCACTAACCACAATTAAGTGCATGCTGGTTGCACactgcatttgttttgttcatgtgtcatgtgttttgtgttttgttttgtctcattcatttcTTATCTTTTGTTCCACCCTGTTATTGTTATTGGTATAGGTATTCACAAGTCATCAATACACAGGTTTTCaatttatgtgtgtataaattccACCTTGTGTTTGTGAAGCCAATTTAtagtaactttttttaattgatagcGTTGTACTTTGCCTAACGTCACGGATGATCTGCCTATTTAATATACCTACCTGCACTTGCATCTTTTGTGATTTTGGCATGTGCATGCAGCacacaatttatatttagtgtatattttatgtGACATCCACATTATCATATAAGAGAATTCATGGGCACCAATGTGATTACTGTTTCTTCTTCTAGCACGAGACATACAAATGATTTCACAATCAAACTTTGGGGATTATAATCAgctattttataaaagaaagaacagagCACTGGTAAATGCTATGTATAAAGTGGTTTGTGTTCTTCAACTGGTTCAGCATGGTGCCATTTTATTGCGTTATacatatcaataaataaacactgcaatAATATGATTTtacatgtacactttttttaattctacatCTCCACCTAAAATTAAAATTTCCTCACCAGTAATCCTTAGAAGCTGTGGATTGCTGTACTGAGTGTAAAAGGctggttctcctctctctcctctacacacataaactcctgtgtgatgaagagcagaaggacTGAGAGTGTAGTTGCCTCCAgatcctctgctgctgtctgagaGAAGCTCCACATACATGATATAGccattagtattttttattgcagttaCACCGTCTTTGTATGGAACTTCTCTGTACCAGCTGAATGTCCAGTCTGTAGAGGAGTCTGTAACCTCACAGCTTAGAGTCACTGAGTCTCCATCATTTAACCAGTTCTGTGGGGATACACTCAGTACTGCCTTTGGTCTCTCTGTTACACAAAAAATTCATGTAACTTATTTCcaggtttttttaatacacaatatGAAACTTTCcttaaatacaattttgtatACATCCAaaactcctcacacactcacctgatacagtcagtgtaacagcatcactgaggtgtgaggaacgtgagcctccactctctcttcctttacaggtgtatttacctgtgtgtgtcacttcaacACCACTGATTgaatacatctgtacactactgacaggactgagtgaagcatctttataccagctgtactgccacctagatacactttcatcctgtatctcacatctcagagtgacagtgtctccactgaaTACTTGTTTATCAGGATTTATAGATGACACTGGTTTGGGTCTTTCTGTAGGGAAATAATTGTTGTGATGAACACCACATCTAGATCCACTTACTGAGGAGTTTATGCTACTATGGGACTGATGGTTATCATTGCACTTATGATTCTATTACTGGtagaataataaacaaacaataatagTTAGCAGTCATGGTTTCTTACAGACAAACAGGAAAtagaacattttactttattttaaaatttatttctatttacttaATACCCAGTAGGATTTTCCTTTGCATTAACGTCTAACTGGACATTTCATGTGTTTCcattaaaccacacacactcacctgatacagtcagtgtaacagcatcactgaggtgtgaggaacgtgagcctccactctctcttcctATACACGTGTAGTTACCGATATGGGTCAGTTCAACACCACTGATTCTGTACATCTGTTCACTACTGACAGGACTTAGTGAAGCatctttataccagctgtactgcCACCTAGATACACTTTCATCCTGTATCTCACATCTCAGAGTGACATTGTCTCCATTGTACACATGTTTATCAGGATTAATTGATACCATAGGTTTGGGTCTTtctgtagaataaaaaaaaataattatgtgaattaaaaaaaaaaatatgtataatgaACTCATGAATATGTTGAATTTAAGGTTGGCattcatgattaaaaaaaatcacgacATACCTCTCACTATAATCTCGACAGGATCACTGTGATCtgtgttgaattgtgtgtttCTCCTGTGTGCTCGACACTGGTACATTGTTTCTCCTTCAGTATCGACTGtcacattaaatgtttttgtattttttgtattgtgaAGCTGAAAGTCCTGGTCATTTTTGTACCAGAAAACCCCCCATGCAGGTGTCTCCTGCAGCTTACAGCTCAGAGTGATGGTGTCTCCTGTGTAGACGAAGCGCTGAGGACTCACTCTCACAGTCGGTTTGGAAACTGCTGTTGGAATAAAATGCAGTGCACTTTACAACCAATGCAGTAGATTTACTGAGCTTTAGCATGACCTTTGTgtctaaaacaaatgtttaccgTTTAATAGAAGATATTACAATTGTATGGGTTTGTAAATGACTGGaattcagaatttttttaatgtaatacgattcataaactttctttcagcttctcccattaggggtcgccacagcggatgatcctcatgttcaatttggcacatgttttacggtggattcccttcctaacgcaaccctccccatttatccgggcttgggaccggcactaagagtgcacagACTGGTGCAACCCTAGTGCCAGTCGTATTACattgggttccctggtggtctagtggttaggatggggCATTCTTACTGCTGTGgcagcgccacatcctaaccactagacttCTTGTCACAAGCCACTGCAACCAATGAAATTTTTAAATTGGGCTTTTAAAATACCATCAACATTGTGTTTTAATTTCCCAACAAGGGAGTAAAATATACTGGACCAGTTATACAGTAATATGGTGTATATAAGGTTGTACCCTGACCCAAATTCTGACAGTCTGGCCACATCTCAGTGTTCTCTATTTgatcatttatgttttttttcttgtgcctTATGCGCTGAAATTATACCGAGATAAAATTCTTAAGTACAATGACATTGTGAAAGACATTATGATGATTCTTATGAAAGAAATTGCATCAGACTAGACAGGAAAATAAAAGTCATCATTACATAAAACAGGAACTCAATTACTGAATGCTCAAAGTCTGAACCCTGAAATATAATGgtaacatattaaataaaaaaacacccacaGACTCACCTGATACcgtcagtgtaacagcatcactgatCTCCGAGACCAGAGAGTCACGTCTCTGTCCTCTGCAGGTGTAGTCACCACTGTCAGACTCACTAACAAACCGGATTATTATTATCCCCATTATTTGTCTGAATGTGTAGTCACCATCCTCTTCCTCTGAGAgtctgttattatatttataccaGCTGTATGTCCACTGACCACCTCTTATTCCCTGAACTTCACATTTGAGAACAACACGCTCTCCATTTATTACTTGTGAATCAGGAATTATGGTCAACACGGCTTTAGGACTCCCTATAAAACATTGATTGTTAATCCATTAAACTAATGCAGTTTCATGTTTAATCAGACAGTGCGAGTTAATTCACCAAAAGCACAAAATCTTtcaagtcttttattttttataataacacaaatctttatttagagctataaaaattacattaatacaCTACAAACAAATTGTACAAAATTCTCAGCTCCAAACCAAGTATGCATACTCACCTTGTGCCTGGGCCACTGGTATAATTGAAATCAGcactgaaaagaaaacagaaacagaacatGACATTAAAGTGAAAAACACTCTGAAAATAGCACATTTTAGATcacttattttctatttttctttgaGCAGACCTATCAATAAGAGACTCAAATTCCCAGCAACCTCGACAGCATAAAAATATGGCTCACCGCAGACTCAAATGCCGAGAACACATAGCACGGTTGTGCTCAATTGAACACACACAAGGTTAAAAAGCTTCACTTGTGTTTCTGTTGaagcttaaaataaataaataaataaataaaagtgtgttaCAAAAATTGCTTAAATAACAGGAGCTCCCATGTGGTTGATATTCTTACCTGTCTTTCCACCAGTCTTTCTCCACCCCCTTACACACCAACTATAGTGTAGATTTAACCTAAGATCTGGAGGAAGATGCCACCAACATGGAAACCTCCCACTCAGAGATCCTTCAACCCCTCCTTCACTAAGCACAATTCTATGAGCTTCTTGTCACATGCATAGCAGAAGTGCCACTATGCAGTCCTTGCACAGAAGCAAGCCAAGTGCTAACAGCCCCCTGAACTGAACATGACATGAAGGTGGTCAGAGGTCTTTGAGCATGTAGTGGTTGTGTGTGCTCTTCTAGAGAAAAAAATCGGCCCTGCAACTCCTCCCACTGCTATCACTGGAAGTCTAGTTTGCTGCCTGGAAACTACTACTATGGACACAGTGATAGTATTAAAGCATGAAGAATATGGTCGATCAGGGCACCTGGCAGAAGGTGGgtcactgctgtttttttgtaggATAGTTGTACCTGGTGGTTAATGGCAGAAGAGTGAAATGCAAAGCATCAAGATGGTGGTACTGGAATAAGTCATGTTGGTCAGCTAAAAAAATAGATCTGCTGCATCCCTTTTAAAAGGTCAAGGTTTCTGTTACATAATCCAGAAGGTGGTGGATGCAAACTATGACTAAGACTCTGAAACAAGCAAAGATGCATACACAAGACAAAGACAATGTGACATACAAAAAGCAGAACATGAGTAGTTCTGCTATGGAGTGACGTGATGTGATGGTAATATTGACACTGTGCATGATCCCGACACTCACCCAATCTAAACATTTGAAAAACTGTTTGATGcatctttattttttgctgtaaatTGCAAGTGgtaggttgatttttttttttgttgcagcaACACCATGAATTTCTTTGGgggtgatgacgatggacaggattagtactgagtttattagatggacagagcatgtaggacgttctggagacaaggtgagggaggtgagattgagatggttttggACATGTGGTATTTCAGTAGGAGAATGccggagccgccaggaaggaggaaaagaggaagaccaaggaggaggtttatggatgtggtgagggaagacatgcaggtagttggtttaaaagaggcagatgtagaggacatggagggtatggagacggatgatacgCTGTGGTGaaccctaataggagcagccggaagaagaagaagaagaagaagaagaagaccatAAATTTATGCACTATGCAAAGATTTCAGTTTGGTCAATGTTTGGCtttaacacaaaacaacacactaTTAATTGACAGTGTGAAAGGTGAAAGTCTGTTGTTGCTTAAATCCATCTTTACATCTCCAGTCCTTCATCTCTGTTGAACACAGAATGAAATGAAGAAGCTATATCATGACTTCCTGCTGCTCTCAGGACTCTAAAACTGTCACTGCTCTTTGTGTTTAGGCATAATTCttacacagaaataaatatatattcatttgtaaaatattttattaatgtatatttaaaatgtagtacTTGAAACTGTAGactgcattacatttacattacattgcaTAAGAATTGATggataccatttttttttaaagattaggCGTGTTGCTTGTTCCATCACCGAGCACTGCTAATAATAAGTGTACGTAATCTTcaaacaaactgaaaactgaCCATTAGAGAGACAAACGGTTctcattttaaaatcatttaagtttaattattacttttgttTGGCCAGCATTCAGTTTTGTAACAGGAAGGAAGTTATGGTTGTCCACCATATTAGTTTTGAGTGAGTCATCTctttcacacattcacattcacacgtcCTGCCCTTCTTTACTGCTGAACACATCACAGTattatcaaaaaaaaagaagattcaACAGCCAAcatgtctctgttctcatgtTTGTAACCCGGtcactgccgtgtgtgtgtgtgtgtgtgtgtgtacactgatGAGAAGTGCATATGTGCTGCTGTGGTTTTACGACTAAACACCCGGTCAGTAATAGTGAATtgcaggtgtgtatatagaCAAGTGCAGTCATCAGTCCTATGTATCAGTCctaaagtataaaaaagaatGTCAGAACTGATCATTCCAgcatgtcagacaatattttcacggaccagcctttaagGTGTAGGGGATAAATACGACAAAACAAAATGATATGACCA
Protein-coding sequences here:
- the LOC124387349 gene encoding Fc receptor-like protein 5 isoform X3; translated protein: MELSQLFAVLLLISIIPVAQAQGSPKAVLTIIPDSQVINGERVVLKCEVQGIRGGQWTYSWYKYNNRLSEEEDGDYTFRQIMGIIIIRFVSESDSGDYTCRGQRRDSLVSEISDAVTLTVSAVSKPTVRVSPQRFVYTGDTITLSCKLQETPAWGVFWYKNDQDFQLHNTKNTKTFNVTVDTEGETMYQCRAHRRNTQFNTDHSDPVEIIVRERPKPMVSINPDKHVYNGDNVTLRCEIQDESVSRWQYSWYKDASLSPVSSEQMYRISGVELTHIGNYTCIGRESGGSRSSHLSDAVTLTVSERPKPVSSINPDKQVFSGDTVTLRCEIQDESVSRWQYSWYKDASLSPVSSVQMYSISGVEVTHTGKYTCKGRESGGSRSSHLSDAVTLTVSERPKAVLSVSPQNWLNDGDSVTLSCEVTDSSTDWTFSWYREVPYKDGVTAIKNTNGYIMYVELLSDSSRGSGGNYTLSPSALHHTGVYVCRGERGEPAFYTQYSNPQLLRITERLKPVASINPDKQVFSGDTVTLRCEIQDESVSRWQYSWYKDASLSPVSSVQMYTISSVEVTHIGNYTCIGQEYEGSRSSQLSDAVTLTVSVRPKPVASINPDKQVFSGDTVTLRCEIQDESVSRWQYSWYKDASLSPVSSVQMYTISSVEVTHTGKYTCKGRESGGSRSSHLSDAVTLTVSERPQAVLSVSPQNWLTEGDSVTLSCEVTDSSTDWTFSWYREVPYKDSNSYALYKLILLSDSSRGSGGSYTLSPSALNHSGVYLCRGERGEPAIYTHYSNTQPLWISGESPPVSVILTPRKTQRFTDDSLSLSCEDQSNSTGWAVRRYTDSKKVLDCSQWGSVSNSTCNISFLSPTDNGVYWCESESGENSNPVNITVHDSGSRSRHRHVGMAAIFGFLLIALLIPMIWLLSYKRDKEMQQKYKQTSKQNQSRSGAEDFQSGLAPLQAEKEHKYAPVDQTDLNGTDKASLEDITTSL
- the LOC124387349 gene encoding B-cell receptor CD22-like isoform X2, which gives rise to MELSQLFAVLLLISIIPVAQAQGSPKAVLTIIPDSQVINGERVVLKCEVQGIRGGQWTYSWYKYNNRLSEEEDGDYTFRQIMGIIIIRFVSESDSGDYTCRGQRRDSLVSEISDAVTLTVSVSKPTVRVSPQRFVYTGDTITLSCKLQETPAWGVFWYKNDQDFQLHNTKNTKTFNVTVDTEGETMYQCRAHRRNTQFNTDHSDPVEIIVRERPKPMVSINPDKHVYNGDNVTLRCEIQDESVSRWQYSWYKDASLSPVSSEQMYRISGVELTHIGNYTCIGRESGGSRSSHLSDAVTLTVSERPKPVSSINPDKQVFSGDTVTLRCEIQDESVSRWQYSWYKDASLSPVSSVQMYSISGVEVTHTGKYTCKGRESGGSRSSHLSDAVTLTVSERPKAVLSVSPQNWLNDGDSVTLSCEVTDSSTDWTFSWYREVPYKDGVTAIKNTNGYIMYVELLSDSSRGSGGNYTLSPSALHHTGVYVCRGERGEPAFYTQYSNPQLLRITERLKPVASINPDKQVFSGDTVTLRCEIQDESVSRWQYSWYKDASLSPVSSVQMYTISSVEVTHIGNYTCIGQEYEGSRSSQLSDAVTLTVSVRPKPVASINPDKQVFSGDTVTLRCEIQDESVSRWQYSWYKDASLSPVSSVQMYTISSVEVTHTGKYTCKGRESGGSRSSHLSDAVTLTVSERPQAVLSVSPQNWLTEGDSVTLSCEVTDSSTDWTFSWYREVPYKDSNSYALYKLILLSDSSRGSGGSYTLSPSALNHSGVYLCRGERGEPAIYTHYSNTQPLWISGESPPVSVILTPRKTQRFTDDSLSLSCEDQSNSTGWAVRRYTDSKKVLDCSQWGSVSNSTCNISFLSPTDNGVYWCESESGENSNPVNITVHDSGSRSRHRHVGMAAIFGFLLIALLIPMIWLLSYKRDKEMQQKYKQTSKQNQSRSGAEDFQSGLAPLQAVTKAVNLHCSVEKEHKYAPVDQTDLNGTDKASLEDITTSL
- the LOC124387349 gene encoding B-cell receptor CD22-like isoform X1; translated protein: MELSQLFAVLLLISIIPVAQAQGSPKAVLTIIPDSQVINGERVVLKCEVQGIRGGQWTYSWYKYNNRLSEEEDGDYTFRQIMGIIIIRFVSESDSGDYTCRGQRRDSLVSEISDAVTLTVSAVSKPTVRVSPQRFVYTGDTITLSCKLQETPAWGVFWYKNDQDFQLHNTKNTKTFNVTVDTEGETMYQCRAHRRNTQFNTDHSDPVEIIVRERPKPMVSINPDKHVYNGDNVTLRCEIQDESVSRWQYSWYKDASLSPVSSEQMYRISGVELTHIGNYTCIGRESGGSRSSHLSDAVTLTVSERPKPVSSINPDKQVFSGDTVTLRCEIQDESVSRWQYSWYKDASLSPVSSVQMYSISGVEVTHTGKYTCKGRESGGSRSSHLSDAVTLTVSERPKAVLSVSPQNWLNDGDSVTLSCEVTDSSTDWTFSWYREVPYKDGVTAIKNTNGYIMYVELLSDSSRGSGGNYTLSPSALHHTGVYVCRGERGEPAFYTQYSNPQLLRITERLKPVASINPDKQVFSGDTVTLRCEIQDESVSRWQYSWYKDASLSPVSSVQMYTISSVEVTHIGNYTCIGQEYEGSRSSQLSDAVTLTVSVRPKPVASINPDKQVFSGDTVTLRCEIQDESVSRWQYSWYKDASLSPVSSVQMYTISSVEVTHTGKYTCKGRESGGSRSSHLSDAVTLTVSERPQAVLSVSPQNWLTEGDSVTLSCEVTDSSTDWTFSWYREVPYKDSNSYALYKLILLSDSSRGSGGSYTLSPSALNHSGVYLCRGERGEPAIYTHYSNTQPLWISGESPPVSVILTPRKTQRFTDDSLSLSCEDQSNSTGWAVRRYTDSKKVLDCSQWGSVSNSTCNISFLSPTDNGVYWCESESGENSNPVNITVHDSGSRSRHRHVGMAAIFGFLLIALLIPMIWLLSYKRDKEMQQKYKQTSKQNQSRSGAEDFQSGLAPLQAVTKAVNLHCSVEKEHKYAPVDQTDLNGTDKASLEDITTSL